One window of the Dendropsophus ebraccatus isolate aDenEbr1 chromosome 12, aDenEbr1.pat, whole genome shotgun sequence genome contains the following:
- the LOC138769544 gene encoding phospholipase A2 inhibitor and Ly6/PLAUR domain-containing protein-like, whose protein sequence is MTLFLTIIFIISATIKAGNCLMCTECNNSTSPDCTGNLVTCGTCMTTVTEINSKDGNGTSYYVEKTCNLNPTICNITYSVNNDQFQTRYLVHCCDTDLCNKEPLEVTPWNNTKNGLECPACYAANAEDCIANNTAQCTGDESKCIVFSGKAPKDGNCQTVAFQGCVSELWCDHPGYLYPDNAECVNGTTKCSGGTNTNTTTVQ, encoded by the exons ATGACATTGTTCCTGACCATCATCTTTATCATCTCAGCAACCATTAAAGCAG GTAACTGCTTGATGTGCACTGAATGCAATAATAGTACTAGTCCCGACTGTACCGGGAATCTGGTGACCTGTGGAACCTGTATGACGACAGTGACTGAGATAAACTCta AAGATGGAAACGGCACCTCATATTATGTGGAAAAGACGTGTAATTTGAACCCCACTATCTGCAATATCACATATAGTGTCAACAATGACCAATTCCAGACTAGGTACTTGGTGCACTGCTGCGACACAGACTTGTGCAACAAAGAGCCACTTGAAG TTACTCCTTGGAACAACACAAAGAATGGTCTGGAGTGTCCCGCATGCTATGCTGCAAATGCAGAGGACTGCATTGCCAATAACACTGCACAATGTACAGGAGATGAGAGCAAATGTATTGTCTTCTCAGGAAAAGCCCCAAAGGATG GAAACTGTCAGACAGTTGCATTCCAGGGTTGTGTATCTGAGCTTTGGTGTGACCATCCTGGATATCTTTACCCTGATAATGCAGAATGTGTGAACGGCACCACAAAATGCTCAGGCGGGACGAACACCAACACCACTACCGTACAATAA